In Anaerotignum faecicola, the following are encoded in one genomic region:
- a CDS encoding DUF4321 domain-containing protein has translation MQGVVNAVNVGKTAEVFMAGKGGGDLLTLILLLIVGIVLGGFIGEYLGDVEFLRFLKYGRDFVLGGPAVLDLGVIKLQFGITVKCTIAGIIGMALAALIYKKLKP, from the coding sequence ATGCAGGGGGTTGTAAACGCCGTAAATGTCGGAAAAACGGCGGAGGTTTTTATGGCTGGAAAAGGCGGCGGGGATCTTTTAACGCTTATATTGCTGCTTATTGTGGGCATTGTGCTGGGAGGTTTTATAGGGGAATATCTGGGCGACGTTGAGTTTTTAAGGTTCCTTAAATACGGCAGGGATTTTGTGCTCGGCGGTCCGGCTGTGTTGGATTTGGGGGTTATAAAGCTCCAGTTCGGCATAACTGTAAAGTGTACAATAGCCGGGATTATAGGCATGGCTCTTGCGGCTTTGATATATAAAAAGCTGAAACCGTAA
- a CDS encoding penicillin-binding transpeptidase domain-containing protein, protein MKSYFEKLIEFVKSRLFIMLLGIFLLFFIIVIRLFSLQVVKGEEYQQALKASVIQELSIPASRGVIYDRYGRPLATNQVAFSLKLDDSIKVAFSDRGYVLEKLISNYGGESGVISDDLPISKNAPYSFTFSGENEEKEWKTSIGLKGKQLEYSAEQTLKYLIEKYNVPDNFSEEDKRRMISCALNLSDKNLMIFSLIEILDRNGETIVDDLPVSQSQPYTFLFDGNESKEKDWKESVGMEDDELNYTAAESMEYIYELFEIPDNISDGMKRKIAAIRYSLYLVRYRKYQPVTVALNISEKTVAAVEENNQLFPGVTIDTDSLRKYPFGKYFSHILGYIRKISDSEYEEYRQYGYSNSDIIGKSGVERLYELQLNGDDGEMMVEVDASGRRINTIQTKQPVSGDNVFLTVDQKLQTAAYDYLEDALTDVLINKLRASSLKDSPISLKEFFSSLARCNTISINKIMEAADGEQLAVKEYLLEVYPDISLADSEGKEAAVNVFINGINNGDISSRSLLLILIEQGKITADEDYIRRIENGLITPLSVVIEKLRSGELTPADTDLDPCSGSVVVSSVESGEVLALVTYPSYDNNRFVNTFDNDYYYYLMEHPSTPMVNRPLTQKKAPGSTFKMITALAGLEEGIITPTTLIQDQGVFTKAKKPYARCWIYSGSGRTHSLINVSTALEVSCNYFFYETAYRMGNQEEGTTAQGIATLNKYMEAFGLNASSGIEIGDSQPNMASPEYKEESVKWQNPDATTSQTRWSDGDTIRAAIGQSVNNYAPIHINKYITTLANGGTRYTTHIINRVESFGGETVEQKEPVVEEAMDFAPENMEAVHKGMLLVTQGTSGTLRGVFSGFPVDVAAKSGTAQENLSRSSHTWFTGFAPYDEPQIAVTVMIPFGESSGSPAAVVAREIIGEYMGLNYEPQNSYMENKLAK, encoded by the coding sequence ATGAAAAGCTATTTTGAAAAATTAATCGAATTTGTTAAAAGCAGGCTTTTTATTATGCTGCTTGGCATTTTCCTGCTTTTTTTTATAATTGTAATACGTCTTTTTTCGCTTCAGGTGGTTAAAGGGGAGGAATATCAGCAGGCTCTTAAAGCCAGCGTCATCCAGGAGCTTTCAATTCCGGCTTCAAGGGGAGTTATTTACGACCGTTACGGCCGGCCTCTTGCGACAAACCAGGTCGCTTTTTCCTTAAAACTTGACGACAGCATAAAAGTCGCTTTTTCCGACAGGGGATATGTGCTTGAAAAGCTTATATCAAATTACGGCGGGGAATCGGGGGTTATTTCGGACGATCTGCCTATATCGAAAAACGCTCCGTATTCTTTTACGTTTTCGGGAGAAAACGAGGAGAAGGAATGGAAAACTTCCATAGGGCTTAAAGGGAAACAGCTTGAATACAGCGCTGAACAAACTTTAAAGTATTTAATTGAGAAATACAATGTGCCGGATAATTTTTCGGAGGAAGACAAGCGCCGCATGATTTCGTGCGCCCTGAATTTGAGCGATAAAAATTTAATGATTTTTTCACTTATAGAGATACTTGACAGAAACGGCGAAACTATAGTGGACGATCTGCCTGTTTCCCAGTCCCAGCCGTATACGTTCCTTTTTGACGGCAATGAAAGCAAGGAAAAAGACTGGAAGGAAAGCGTAGGTATGGAAGACGACGAGCTTAACTATACGGCGGCCGAGAGCATGGAGTATATATACGAACTTTTTGAAATACCCGATAATATATCGGACGGCATGAAAAGAAAGATAGCGGCGATAAGATATTCGCTTTATCTTGTAAGATACAGGAAATACCAGCCTGTTACGGTGGCTTTGAATATAAGCGAAAAAACGGTTGCCGCCGTGGAAGAGAACAACCAGCTTTTCCCGGGTGTTACAATAGACACCGATTCGCTTCGGAAATATCCTTTCGGAAAATATTTTTCCCATATATTGGGGTATATAAGGAAAATATCCGATTCCGAATATGAGGAATACAGGCAGTATGGGTATTCAAACTCCGACATAATAGGAAAGAGCGGCGTTGAAAGGCTTTATGAGCTGCAGCTTAACGGCGACGACGGTGAAATGATGGTGGAAGTAGACGCATCCGGAAGGAGAATAAATACGATCCAGACAAAACAGCCGGTTTCCGGGGACAATGTGTTCCTCACGGTAGACCAGAAGCTTCAGACGGCGGCCTACGACTATCTTGAGGACGCGCTTACAGACGTGCTTATTAATAAGCTGAGGGCGTCAAGCCTTAAGGATTCGCCTATATCGTTGAAAGAGTTTTTCAGTTCCCTTGCAAGGTGCAACACTATTTCCATAAACAAGATAATGGAAGCCGCCGACGGAGAGCAGCTTGCCGTTAAGGAATACCTTTTGGAAGTTTATCCTGATATAAGCCTTGCCGACAGCGAAGGCAAGGAAGCGGCGGTAAACGTTTTTATAAACGGAATAAATAACGGCGACATATCCTCAAGGTCTTTGCTTCTTATACTTATCGAGCAGGGGAAAATAACTGCCGACGAGGATTATATAAGACGTATTGAAAACGGGCTTATAACGCCTTTAAGCGTTGTAATCGAAAAATTAAGGAGCGGCGAACTTACGCCGGCGGATACGGATCTCGATCCATGCAGCGGATCGGTTGTGGTAAGCAGCGTTGAAAGCGGCGAAGTGCTTGCGCTTGTAACATATCCGTCTTATGACAACAACAGGTTTGTAAATACTTTTGACAACGATTATTATTATTACCTTATGGAACATCCTTCCACCCCTATGGTAAACAGGCCGCTGACGCAGAAAAAAGCGCCGGGTTCCACATTTAAAATGATAACCGCATTAGCCGGCCTTGAAGAAGGCATAATAACGCCGACAACTCTTATACAGGATCAAGGGGTGTTTACGAAAGCGAAAAAGCCGTATGCAAGGTGCTGGATTTATTCCGGCAGCGGAAGGACTCATTCTCTCATAAATGTTTCCACCGCCCTTGAAGTAAGCTGCAACTACTTTTTTTATGAAACGGCTTACAGAATGGGGAACCAGGAAGAGGGCACGACTGCCCAAGGCATCGCCACCCTCAATAAATATATGGAAGCTTTCGGGCTTAACGCTTCAAGCGGCATTGAAATAGGAGATTCGCAGCCGAATATGGCGTCGCCGGAATATAAAGAAGAAAGCGTTAAATGGCAAAATCCCGACGCTACCACTTCACAGACAAGGTGGAGCGACGGAGATACTATAAGGGCGGCGATAGGGCAGTCGGTTAATAACTATGCGCCTATCCATATAAATAAATATATAACGACGCTTGCAAACGGAGGCACGCGTTATACGACGCATATTATAAACAGGGTTGAGTCTTTTGGCGGAGAAACTGTCGAACAGAAAGAGCCCGTTGTTGAAGAAGCAATGGATTTTGCCCCGGAAAATATGGAGGCAGTACACAAAGGCATGCTTCTTGTTACCCAGGGCACAAGCGGCACGCTGAGAGGGGTTTTCAGCGGCTTTCCTGTGGACGTGGCGGCAAAAAGCGGCACGGCTCAGGAAAACCTTTCAAGAAGTTCTCATACATGGTTTACAGGGTTCGCCCCCTATGACGAACCGCAGATTGCAGTTACGGTAATGATACCTTTCGGAGAAAGCAGCGGTTCCCCGGCAGCCGTGGTGGCAAGGGAAATTATAGGGGAATATATGGGGTTGAATTATGAACCGCAAAACTCGTATATGGAAAATAAGCTTGCAAAATAA
- a CDS encoding ABC-2 transporter permease, which yields MTAIYKREMKMYFNSMTGYVFIAFFVLVTAIYFSLQNILMMSPQFEYVFSSVIMMFLILGPMLTMKLLSEESKQKTDQLLLTSPVSVPGIVLGKYFAALSVFLIALAVTAIFPVILSFYGSIATAQIIGSYIGFFLLGGVFISVGLWISSLTDNQIVAAVATFAAIFLLLMVETITSMASGNITFSIMFAVILSAVISFYFYNNTKSVEVSLTVFVLLAAVIAVVYFTNPLLLDGFAGRFVSMFAVLTRYNYFSMGIFDVAAAVYLVSFTAVFLFFTVRVIEKKRWA from the coding sequence ATGACAGCGATATATAAAAGAGAAATGAAAATGTATTTTAATTCAATGACAGGATATGTGTTTATAGCTTTTTTTGTGCTTGTGACGGCTATTTACTTCTCCCTTCAAAACATACTTATGATGAGCCCGCAGTTTGAATATGTTTTCAGCTCGGTTATAATGATGTTCCTCATACTGGGGCCTATGCTTACAATGAAACTTTTATCGGAAGAATCAAAGCAGAAAACGGATCAGCTCCTTTTAACCAGCCCCGTCAGCGTGCCGGGTATTGTGCTTGGCAAATATTTTGCGGCATTATCGGTATTTTTAATAGCTTTGGCCGTTACGGCGATTTTCCCTGTCATACTTTCATTTTACGGCAGCATTGCGACGGCGCAGATAATCGGTTCATATATAGGATTTTTCCTTTTGGGCGGAGTTTTTATATCCGTCGGCCTTTGGATAAGCTCCCTCACGGATAACCAAATCGTAGCCGCCGTAGCCACTTTCGCAGCCATTTTTCTACTTCTTATGGTTGAAACGATAACTTCCATGGCGTCCGGAAACATAACGTTTTCAATTATGTTTGCGGTGATACTGTCGGCGGTTATATCCTTCTATTTTTATAACAATACTAAAAGCGTTGAAGTTTCCCTCACTGTTTTTGTACTGCTTGCAGCCGTTATAGCGGTTGTATATTTCACAAACCCCCTTCTTCTCGACGGGTTTGCAGGGCGTTTTGTTTCGATGTTTGCAGTCCTTACAAGATATAATTATTTTTCAATGGGCATTTTCGATGTAGCCGCGGCCGTTTACCTCGTTTCATTTACAGCCGTATTCCTGTTTTTTACGGTTAGGGTTATAGAGAAGAAACGTTGGGCATAA
- a CDS encoding rod shape-determining protein: MFSRDMGIDLGTANTLVYVKGKGIVVNEPSVVAVNTVTHEVLAVGNEAKEMIGRTPGNIVAIRPMKDGVIADFDITQAMLRYFIDKAYTRSMFGPKPRVVVCVPSGVTEVEKRAVMEATIGAGAKTNDAYLIEEPMAASIGAGLPVEEPSGSMVVDIGGGTSEVAVISLGGIVTSTSLRVAGDEIDSYIINYIKKEYNLAIGERTAEEIKINIGCAYPKGKEEQMEIRGRDLISGLPKTASVTSNEILEAISEPIYSIIDCIKQTLEATPPELAADVMEFGITLTGGGALLSGLDKLITKETGMPVNIANEPLNCVVMGTGLVLEHIETLRSVLLSPKKLRM, from the coding sequence ATGTTTTCAAGAGATATGGGTATAGACCTTGGCACTGCCAATACCCTCGTGTATGTTAAAGGCAAAGGCATTGTCGTAAACGAGCCTTCCGTTGTTGCGGTAAATACCGTCACCCATGAAGTGCTTGCAGTGGGAAACGAGGCTAAGGAAATGATTGGCCGTACCCCTGGAAACATTGTTGCAATACGCCCAATGAAAGACGGCGTAATAGCCGATTTTGACATAACGCAGGCAATGCTTAGATATTTTATTGACAAAGCTTACACAAGGAGCATGTTCGGACCGAAACCGAGGGTTGTCGTATGTGTGCCTTCGGGGGTTACAGAGGTTGAAAAGCGTGCGGTTATGGAAGCCACAATCGGGGCCGGCGCGAAAACAAACGACGCGTATCTTATAGAGGAACCTATGGCGGCGTCCATAGGCGCGGGCCTTCCCGTCGAGGAGCCTAGCGGCAGTATGGTGGTTGATATAGGCGGCGGCACAAGCGAGGTTGCCGTTATATCTTTGGGCGGCATTGTAACAAGCACGTCTTTAAGGGTTGCCGGGGATGAAATAGATTCTTATATTATAAATTACATTAAAAAGGAATATAACCTTGCAATAGGCGAACGTACGGCGGAAGAAATAAAAATAAATATAGGCTGCGCATATCCGAAAGGGAAGGAAGAACAGATGGAGATCCGCGGGCGCGATCTCATAAGCGGCCTTCCGAAAACTGCGTCGGTAACGTCAAACGAAATACTCGAAGCTATAAGCGAGCCTATATATTCGATAATAGACTGCATTAAACAAACCCTTGAAGCAACGCCGCCGGAGCTTGCCGCCGACGTTATGGAATTCGGCATAACGCTTACCGGAGGGGGGGCGCTTTTAAGCGGCCTTGACAAGCTGATTACAAAAGAAACGGGAATGCCCGTAAATATAGCGAACGAACCGTTAAACTGCGTCGTTATGGGAACGGGCCTTGTTTTGGAGCATATAGAAACGCTCAGAAGCGTGCTTCTTTCGCCGAAAAAGCTTAGGATGTAA
- a CDS encoding ABC transporter ATP-binding protein — protein MIEVNNLVKNYGKYEAVKNISFKVEKGEVLGFLGPNGAGKSTTMNIITGYISPTSGEVKIDGYDILKNPTEAKKRIGYLPEIPPVYMDMTVTEYLRFAADLKGVKKSDASGQLENIMERIKITHVKNKLIKNLSKGYRQRVGLAQALIGNPEALILDEPTVGLDPKQIIEIRDVIRDLSKTHTIILSSHILSEVSAVCSRVMIINKGEIVASDTPDGLSEKLSRDRYRIRIKGDRTAAIEALRNASAISYFEETECSEKGAWDFIIEGLEGCDVREAAFKTAAQNGLILLIMKSEKMSLEDIFLKVTESSADIISGGVSLEEEETKTEKADDTK, from the coding sequence GTGATAGAGGTTAATAATCTGGTTAAAAACTACGGCAAATACGAAGCCGTAAAAAACATTTCGTTCAAAGTTGAAAAAGGCGAAGTTCTGGGGTTTCTCGGCCCGAACGGAGCCGGCAAAAGCACAACCATGAACATTATTACAGGCTACATATCGCCCACAAGCGGCGAGGTTAAAATCGATGGGTACGACATACTTAAAAACCCGACGGAAGCCAAAAAAAGGATCGGCTATCTGCCCGAAATACCTCCCGTATATATGGACATGACCGTTACGGAATATCTGCGTTTCGCCGCCGATCTTAAAGGGGTCAAAAAAAGCGATGCATCCGGGCAGCTGGAAAACATAATGGAAAGGATAAAAATAACCCATGTTAAAAACAAGCTGATCAAGAACCTTTCCAAAGGCTACCGCCAAAGGGTAGGCCTTGCGCAGGCCCTTATCGGCAACCCAGAGGCGCTTATACTCGACGAGCCGACAGTCGGCCTCGATCCGAAACAGATTATAGAAATACGCGACGTCATACGCGATCTGAGCAAAACCCATACCATCATATTAAGCAGCCATATACTTTCCGAAGTAAGCGCCGTATGCAGCCGCGTCATGATTATAAATAAAGGCGAAATAGTTGCAAGCGACACTCCGGACGGGCTCAGCGAAAAATTAAGCCGCGACCGCTACAGGATAAGAATTAAAGGCGACAGGACAGCCGCCATCGAAGCCCTGAGAAACGCCTCGGCAATCTCATACTTTGAGGAAACCGAATGCAGTGAAAAAGGCGCATGGGACTTTATAATAGAAGGCCTTGAAGGCTGCGACGTGCGCGAAGCGGCGTTTAAAACAGCAGCCCAAAACGGGCTTATACTGCTTATTATGAAAAGTGAAAAAATGTCCCTTGAGGACATATTCCTTAAAGTTACGGAAAGCAGCGCCGATATAATTTCCGGCGGCGTATCTTTGGAGGAAGAAGAAACAAAAACCGAAAAGGCGGATGATACAAAATGA
- a CDS encoding Maf family protein → MQKIILASSSPRRKQILESLGIPFEVIHSSVEEKIDVDNSPYELVKILSEKKAKAVLDKVVGPAVIIGADTVVADMGRILSKPKSREEAAKMIRQIQGRRHSVYTGNCLIFVKEDGSFEEEVFVDCTEVTFNKMTIEEIEMYVNTGEFEDKAGGYGIQGKASLFVDSIMGNYSTVVGLSVPLIYDCLKRHGIQILELMKR, encoded by the coding sequence ATGCAGAAGATTATTTTGGCTTCGTCATCACCGAGAAGGAAACAGATTCTTGAAAGCCTGGGCATCCCGTTTGAAGTTATTCACAGCAGCGTAGAGGAGAAAATCGACGTAGATAATTCGCCTTATGAGCTTGTGAAAATATTGTCAGAAAAAAAGGCGAAGGCCGTATTGGATAAAGTCGTCGGTCCGGCGGTTATAATCGGGGCCGACACCGTAGTTGCGGATATGGGAAGGATATTAAGCAAGCCTAAATCAAGGGAAGAAGCGGCAAAAATGATCCGTCAGATACAGGGAAGGCGCCACAGCGTTTACACGGGCAACTGCCTGATTTTTGTAAAAGAGGACGGAAGCTTTGAAGAGGAAGTGTTTGTCGACTGCACGGAAGTGACGTTTAACAAAATGACTATTGAAGAAATAGAAATGTATGTAAACACAGGGGAATTTGAAGACAAGGCCGGAGGATACGGCATACAGGGAAAAGCCTCGTTGTTTGTCGATTCGATAATGGGAAACTACAGCACTGTAGTAGGGCTTTCGGTACCCCTTATTTACGACTGCCTTAAAAGGCACGGCATACAGATTCTAGAGCTTATGAAACGTTAG
- the mreC gene encoding rod shape-determining protein MreC, which produces MKFFEEYKKQILIILAFVLAVSALITMGRKSKSTFVENTLGLVITPLQDITSAVGGWFGDRISSLRDENDIYAENEELKARIELLEAENKRLLIYEEENKRLSNLLEISQRFPEHETTGTNIIGKDPGNWYDTFVIDKGTKDGISADMVLTAEGGVVGKITEVGYNYAKAESILDNRSSVSAMSLRTGDLGVVRGDYTLMDDGLCRMEYIDAESEIMKGDEIVTSHLSEIYPAGLTIGYVKEIITDTNGLTRYAIIEPQVDFKHLTTLLIITEEFETLKEDGE; this is translated from the coding sequence TTGAAATTTTTTGAAGAATACAAAAAACAAATTTTAATTATACTGGCTTTTGTACTTGCCGTTTCGGCTCTTATAACAATGGGCAGGAAATCTAAATCTACTTTTGTTGAAAACACTTTGGGCCTTGTTATAACGCCGCTTCAGGATATAACGTCGGCGGTAGGCGGCTGGTTCGGCGACAGGATTTCAAGCCTTAGGGACGAAAACGACATATATGCCGAAAATGAGGAGCTTAAAGCCAGAATTGAGCTTTTGGAAGCTGAAAACAAAAGGCTTTTGATATATGAAGAAGAAAACAAACGCCTTTCAAACCTTCTTGAAATTTCACAGAGGTTCCCCGAACATGAAACTACGGGCACAAATATAATCGGTAAGGATCCGGGGAACTGGTACGATACTTTTGTTATAGATAAGGGCACAAAAGACGGCATATCGGCCGACATGGTGCTTACGGCCGAAGGCGGCGTGGTAGGCAAAATAACGGAAGTCGGATATAATTACGCCAAAGCGGAATCAATACTCGACAACAGAAGTTCCGTTTCCGCTATGAGCTTAAGGACGGGAGATCTCGGCGTTGTAAGAGGGGACTATACCCTTATGGACGACGGACTTTGCCGCATGGAGTATATTGACGCGGAAAGCGAGATAATGAAAGGCGACGAGATTGTAACGTCGCATTTAAGCGAAATATACCCGGCCGGCCTTACAATAGGCTATGTCAAAGAGATAATAACCGACACAAACGGCCTTACAAGATACGCCATAATAGAACCTCAGGTGGATTTTAAACATTTGACCACTCTCCTTATAATAACCGAAGAATTTGAAACTCTCAAGGAGGATGGGGAATGA
- a CDS encoding septum site-determining protein MinC, which produces MITFNTENDGLKKDEQDEPEISVAETGSTMESIIEAAEEEEKSKAVSQSDKKIEELVKTEFIKENRTKFHKGSLRNGVLLEYDGSIVLLGDVNAGAEIRATGNIIILGALKGVAHAGTAGETEAYIFALNMSPVQLRIADVITRFPENRISKSLKNPEYAYLEDGRVYVSAFE; this is translated from the coding sequence ATGATAACTTTTAACACTGAAAACGACGGGCTGAAAAAAGACGAACAGGACGAACCGGAAATTTCCGTGGCCGAAACGGGCAGCACGATGGAAAGCATAATCGAAGCCGCCGAGGAGGAAGAAAAATCTAAGGCGGTTTCCCAATCCGATAAAAAAATAGAGGAACTTGTTAAAACGGAATTTATAAAAGAAAACAGGACAAAATTTCACAAAGGAAGCCTCAGAAACGGCGTCCTTTTGGAATATGACGGAAGCATCGTTCTTCTTGGCGACGTTAATGCAGGGGCGGAAATAAGAGCGACGGGCAATATAATAATCCTCGGCGCGCTTAAAGGCGTTGCCCACGCCGGCACGGCGGGTGAAACGGAAGCGTATATATTCGCCCTTAACATGAGCCCCGTGCAGCTTAGGATTGCGGACGTTATAACGCGTTTTCCGGAAAACAGGATTTCAAAATCCCTCAAAAATCCCGAATATGCGTATCTTGAGGACGGCAGGGTGTATGTTTCGGCATTTGAGTAA
- the minD gene encoding septum site-determining protein MinD: MGEVIVVTSGKGGVGKTTTSANIGCGLAVLGKKVALVDADIGLRNLDVVMGLENRIVYDLVDVVEGNCKLKQALIKDKRYTGLFLLPAAQTRDKNAVSPEQMKKLCENLKEEGFDYIIIDCPAGIEQGFKNAIAGADRALVVTTPEVSAVRDADRIIGLLEASELPNPNLIINRLRFDMVKRGDMMSIEDVTEILAIDMIGVVPDDESIVITTNKGEPAVTDEASKAGQAYRNITKRILGEDVPLMNLEAEESFMDRLRKLFRRG, encoded by the coding sequence ATGGGCGAAGTGATAGTAGTTACAAGCGGCAAAGGCGGTGTTGGCAAAACGACGACGTCTGCAAACATAGGCTGTGGGCTGGCGGTTCTCGGAAAAAAAGTTGCCTTGGTGGACGCGGACATCGGCCTTAGGAACCTTGACGTTGTAATGGGCCTTGAAAACAGGATTGTCTACGACCTTGTTGACGTTGTGGAAGGAAACTGCAAATTAAAACAGGCGTTAATTAAAGATAAAAGGTATACGGGGCTTTTCCTTCTTCCGGCGGCCCAGACAAGGGACAAAAACGCAGTGTCGCCGGAACAGATGAAAAAGCTTTGCGAAAACTTAAAGGAAGAAGGCTTTGACTACATAATCATTGACTGCCCGGCAGGCATAGAGCAGGGATTTAAAAACGCTATAGCCGGCGCGGACAGGGCGCTTGTTGTAACGACGCCCGAAGTCAGCGCCGTAAGGGACGCCGACAGGATAATCGGGCTTCTTGAGGCAAGCGAACTGCCGAATCCTAACCTGATTATAAACAGGCTCCGTTTTGATATGGTTAAACGCGGGGATATGATGAGCATTGAGGATGTAACGGAAATACTTGCCATTGACATGATAGGGGTTGTGCCGGACGACGAGTCTATTGTTATAACGACAAATAAAGGCGAGCCGGCGGTTACGGACGAAGCGTCAAAGGCAGGACAGGCATACAGGAACATTACGAAAAGGATACTTGGAGAAGACGTGCCTCTTATGAACCTTGAGGCAGAAGAAAGTTTTATGGACAGGCTTAGAAAACTCTTCCGCCGCGGTTGA
- the mreD gene encoding rod shape-determining protein MreD has translation MRRIITVFLVLCVNIVFQSTILQNFSINGIIPNTAIIIVVSMALLRGSTEGAACGIAAGFLQDAFFGSSIGYYALLGMLLGFFAGKFNKGFYRENYVLPVIVGIVSTVAYESCIFLTSVLFSGNVMYFYFLLNVILPETVYNAVTTIIIYRILFSINGYLEEKEKYKRKLFTIHK, from the coding sequence ATGAGAAGGATAATAACGGTATTTTTAGTCCTGTGCGTCAATATTGTTTTCCAGTCCACAATACTTCAGAATTTTTCCATAAACGGGATTATACCGAATACGGCGATTATTATAGTTGTTTCCATGGCGCTTTTAAGGGGCAGTACGGAAGGGGCGGCGTGCGGCATAGCGGCAGGGTTCCTTCAGGACGCCTTTTTCGGGTCCTCCATAGGGTATTATGCGCTTTTGGGCATGCTTCTCGGCTTTTTTGCGGGAAAATTCAATAAAGGTTTTTACAGGGAGAACTATGTGCTGCCGGTAATAGTAGGCATTGTTTCAACCGTCGCGTATGAAAGCTGCATATTCTTAACAAGCGTGCTTTTCAGCGGGAATGTTATGTATTTTTATTTCCTGCTGAACGTAATACTGCCGGAAACGGTTTATAACGCCGTTACTACCATAATAATTTACCGTATTCTTTTTTCCATAAACGGTTATCTTGAGGAAAAAGAGAAATATAAACGAAAACTTTTTACAATACACAAATAG